CGGAAATCACTTTCCATTCGAAAAAAGAACTCGCGGGAATAATGCAACGGGAATCCTTATCTTTGATCGCGTCCTTCCAAAGCGGAGACGTCTTAATACTTTCAATTCGAGCGATCGTTTCGTATTTTTGACTCTTACTATTCCAAATTCCCCATTTATAATTCCTGAGAATACGGTCTTCTCCCTTTGAAATTAAAACCGGAGCGATATCTCCGGGCTCAACGTTTCGATTCAATCTGTATTTTTCACCGATACTCTCGGGTTCACCGTTAATTTCAAACTGTGAAATGATTTGATCGGCTACTGCATTGATGCTATAAGAATCGCACATTGATTAATTTTCGAAGGAGAAAGGAAGAAAATCAATCGATTTTCGGATAAGTGTGACTAAGCCGAAAGATGTATATAATCATATATCCGTCGTTAGGTTTAACCTTCCAGTTTCCATAATGCGATCCAATCTGTCGGAAATATTCACCGAGTCTAGCGATAATCCCATAATGGAATCTTAATTGTTTTCTTCGAAGAGTCCCAATAATGCCTCCGCGTTTAAAATCTCGATTTTACTTCCCGTAGAGGAAACCAATCCTGCGGCTTTCAATGCACGCAATTCCCGAACTATGACTTCCCGCACCGTGCCGATCGAATCGGCCAAGTCTTGCTGCGACATTCTCACCGATAGAAAAGGAGGTTCCGATTGGCTTACCGCTGTCAAGAGTAGATGACGTGCCAATCGTTCTCTAACGCTTGTAAAGGCAACGCCGTAAAGTTCCCGAAGCACGGAATAGACCCTCGAAGCGCATTCTTCGGCAAATATCCAGGAGAGTTCCGGAGAACGTTTTCCGTATTCCTTAATATCGCGGAACGAAATTGCGAACACTTCGGAGTCGCTTAACGCTTGCACATAAGTATCATCGGATTCCTTTATCGTTCCTCGATTGGCAAGCGCCCCGACTAAACCCATCACCTCTCCGGTTCGTGCATAGCGAACGGTCGCCTGCCTGCCGGAAGGAGACGAAAGATACAATCTAAAAAAACCGGAAAGAACCAGCCCGGCGTACGTGGCCTCTTCAAATGCTTGGTGTATGACTTCTCCGGCGGAAAATTTTACGATCCTGCCCCGTTGAAACAAAGGCTCGTACGACTCTTTTCTAATTCTCGAAAAAATACTCAGCTGAATCGCTTTTAAAACTTTTTCAGAAAAATCCACGTAATTCTTTCCTCTATTCCAAGAATAAAACGGAAACTGGAACAAAAGTTCCAGCACAATTGAATGCGTTCGCTTATTCTTCGAATCAATGGATCGACTCCCGATTCGGAGACGATCCCGGAGGTAACGATGTTAAGTAAAGATGTACGGTGCATAACCGCGGGAATTCCGTTGTTCTTTAGCGCCTTAATTGTCGGAGGATGTTTTCTAGGCCCTCCCCTACGTAAGGATTTTCGGGATTGGCAAAAGCTTGCAGAAAAAAGTATTCGGTTTTCCGATTGGAAGGAAGTTTTTTCCCGTCCGGTTAAACTCAATGTGACTGCAATCCATACAGGATATGTTTTAACGGGGCCGTCCATTCTGATCGACGGGAACGACCCGAACACTCCGGCATCGGAGAAAAAAGAGCAATGGGTTCCTTCGCTGAGTTATCTAGTCCAGCATCCGAAATTCGGTAAATTCCTAATGGATTCAGGAGTTCCTGCCGTAAACGACGAAGGTAAATGCGATTTTAGCCTGATAGGTTCTTTCTATAACATTCCTTGTAAATCCGAAAAGGGATCGGACATAGGCAGTAGATTAACAAAGATGAATATTCCGAATACGGATATTATTTTCGTAATCGTCTCTCATTTGCATTGGGACCATATAGGAGGAATGGAATCCTTGCGCAAAAGAGGACCGATCCGAATTCTCGTATCAAAGGAGGAGGCTGAAGACGCAGGTAAACCGTTCGCGATTTTTCACGGATATGCTCCTAAGGCCCTATCGATCGATTTTGAAGGCTCCGTTCTGCCGGACCTAAACTATTATGAAATGCCGATTTTAGGAAAGGTTTTAGATTTATTCGGAGATGGATCGGTTTGGATAATTCCGGCATTCGGACATACTAAGGGAGAAATAGCCGTGCTCTTAAATGCCGAAAATGAACCTTTGCTTTTCACATTCGACGCATCTCACTTGAAAGCCGGTTTCGAGAAAACGATTCCTCCGGGAGCGACTGTAGACCGAAAAGAGAGCGTCGCCGCGTTACGAAAATTGAATTCTTTTTCGAAGGCATTTCCGAAAATAAAAGTAATTTACGGGCATGAGCCTACCCAATGGCAAGGAAAGAACCCGATCTCCTTACTTGCAGGCGATTCATTACAGAACATTCGTCGATGAAATTCTCTAGGCGGAGATTCGGTTTTCGATTCCGTTTCATACGAGTTCCTCATTATGAAACGCGAAAAATCGGATCTCTTCCCTTACAGAATCGAATTCTGCTAATTCGCTTTTACGAACGATAAGTCCGAATTAAGATTCGAATTTAATTCTTGTTGACCCGAATATCCGATCTAACAGTCTTACTTCGCGTCAAGAAACTAGGGCCGGAATATGTCGATTCGAAATGTTATATTAATT
This is a stretch of genomic DNA from Leptospira fainei serovar Hurstbridge str. BUT 6. It encodes these proteins:
- a CDS encoding Crp/Fnr family transcriptional regulator, which encodes MDFSEKVLKAIQLSIFSRIRKESYEPLFQRGRIVKFSAGEVIHQAFEEATYAGLVLSGFFRLYLSSPSGRQATVRYARTGEVMGLVGALANRGTIKESDDTYVQALSDSEVFAISFRDIKEYGKRSPELSWIFAEECASRVYSVLRELYGVAFTSVRERLARHLLLTAVSQSEPPFLSVRMSQQDLADSIGTVREVIVRELRALKAAGLVSSTGSKIEILNAEALLGLFEENN
- a CDS encoding SOS response-associated peptidase family protein — protein: MCDSYSINAVADQIISQFEINGEPESIGEKYRLNRNVEPGDIAPVLISKGEDRILRNYKWGIWNSKSQKYETIARIESIKTSPLWKDAIKDKDSRCIIPASSFFEWKVISEEEKVNVEIFHKSDELFAFAGLHVHYHENGKIIPGFAIITVPASLEMTPVGDHQPGTIAKENFDAWLEGSADPIPLIRSERGITFEIKSRIGSDS
- a CDS encoding MBL fold metallo-hydrolase, encoding MLSKDVRCITAGIPLFFSALIVGGCFLGPPLRKDFRDWQKLAEKSIRFSDWKEVFSRPVKLNVTAIHTGYVLTGPSILIDGNDPNTPASEKKEQWVPSLSYLVQHPKFGKFLMDSGVPAVNDEGKCDFSLIGSFYNIPCKSEKGSDIGSRLTKMNIPNTDIIFVIVSHLHWDHIGGMESLRKRGPIRILVSKEEAEDAGKPFAIFHGYAPKALSIDFEGSVLPDLNYYEMPILGKVLDLFGDGSVWIIPAFGHTKGEIAVLLNAENEPLLFTFDASHLKAGFEKTIPPGATVDRKESVAALRKLNSFSKAFPKIKVIYGHEPTQWQGKNPISLLAGDSLQNIRR